The Sulfitobacter guttiformis genome contains a region encoding:
- a CDS encoding acyl-homoserine-lactone synthase: protein MIDNSLARIHLGVGGFCKPTSVGTRFKSMGNSRALITRKAELVFPELTPQADLDPKVSRWKPWSASFIPRKERIITPEPKDATVEVVDVAKTIESAVLSVRNLHEHGDLYLRYMRARHDVFIVQKGWNLPEADGMEFDQYDTPLARWIALQIDGKVVAGARIAPTTALCGSHSYMLRDAQLGMLPSLPTDLLYETAPVQKDIWEATRLFVTDAVPSDQRLAVQKRLMQELAAATCSVRATHAIGIVPATFKRWLKRIGMTAVEMGPVKLIDGDKVQAALINASDYFG from the coding sequence TTGATTGATAACTCCTTGGCTCGCATACATTTAGGAGTTGGTGGTTTTTGTAAGCCGACCAGCGTTGGTACGAGGTTTAAAAGTATGGGAAATAGTAGAGCTCTGATCACCCGAAAAGCGGAACTTGTATTTCCTGAACTGACCCCACAGGCCGATCTCGATCCAAAAGTGTCGAGGTGGAAACCTTGGTCAGCATCGTTTATTCCGCGAAAAGAGCGGATAATTACTCCTGAGCCAAAAGACGCGACCGTTGAGGTCGTAGACGTTGCAAAGACAATAGAATCCGCCGTGCTTTCGGTGCGAAATTTGCACGAGCATGGTGATCTCTATTTGCGATATATGCGTGCAAGACACGATGTTTTTATCGTTCAGAAGGGGTGGAACCTGCCTGAAGCGGATGGAATGGAATTCGACCAGTACGATACGCCGCTCGCAAGGTGGATTGCTTTGCAGATTGACGGTAAAGTTGTCGCAGGTGCGAGAATTGCACCAACAACCGCCCTTTGTGGAAGCCACAGCTACATGCTCAGGGATGCGCAACTGGGGATGTTGCCGAGTTTGCCAACGGACCTGTTGTACGAGACGGCTCCTGTGCAAAAGGATATTTGGGAAGCAACGCGCCTTTTCGTGACCGATGCCGTCCCCTCAGACCAGCGCTTGGCTGTGCAAAAGCGCCTGATGCAGGAATTGGCAGCCGCGACGTGTAGTGTTAGGGCAACGCACGCAATCGGAATTGTTCCTGCTACCTTCAAGCGATGGCTAAAGCGAATTGGCATGACAGCCGTGGAAATGGGCCCCGTCAAGCTCATTGACGGTGATAAAGTTCAGGCGGCTTTGATCAATGCCTCTGACTACTTCGGTTAA
- a CDS encoding PAS domain-containing sensor histidine kinase produces MSCPDPIPENTPSDVQVNDSVATYDAAVRDSMPTVDRVMGLMPGFVYVFNHQTYSNDYTNRSVGLHLGFTSEEIRAFGAEMMMHIVHVDDHAALGTHMVRIGNLTGEDTATLEYRVITKHGEERWLRSVDAVFDRAPDGSVLRHIGCATDVTAEKRSELRLAELNVELEKKVAERTSDLAALNGALESRIAERTFELQDAVDELEQLTYIATHDLKVPVNNLCRLGLMLGESAHLLAADQAEQVGWINDCAGQLSAKIQGLVLVAQIRLSSVLPAEQLNLRAAVVDAVSRFEKTLVQEAVAINIDPSIIVNFARFELNSILSSLIDNSVKYADPDRPLRVTFTADQVDGAVSLVVRDNGTGLDADRDREKVFGLFQRAHKVPAGSGISLYCARRMLLRRGGDMTVSGRRGHSAAFHVEFSKYY; encoded by the coding sequence GTGAGCTGTCCCGATCCGATTCCGGAAAACACACCTTCTGACGTGCAGGTAAACGACAGCGTGGCGACGTATGATGCCGCTGTTCGCGATAGCATGCCAACCGTCGACCGCGTGATGGGCCTAATGCCGGGTTTTGTTTACGTGTTTAATCACCAAACCTATTCGAATGACTATACGAACCGCTCTGTTGGGCTCCACCTTGGCTTCACCTCCGAGGAAATTCGTGCATTCGGTGCGGAAATGATGATGCATATTGTTCATGTGGATGATCATGCGGCACTCGGTACCCACATGGTACGAATCGGGAATCTCACGGGCGAGGATACTGCAACTCTGGAATACCGTGTGATTACCAAACACGGGGAGGAGCGTTGGCTTCGTTCTGTCGATGCTGTGTTTGACCGCGCACCGGACGGCAGCGTGCTGCGCCATATCGGTTGCGCCACCGATGTCACTGCGGAAAAACGCAGCGAGTTGCGCCTCGCGGAGCTGAACGTGGAACTCGAAAAGAAAGTGGCTGAGCGTACGAGCGACCTTGCTGCACTCAATGGCGCTCTGGAGAGCCGTATTGCCGAGCGGACATTCGAACTGCAGGATGCTGTCGATGAACTGGAGCAGCTGACCTACATTGCTACACATGATCTCAAGGTGCCGGTCAACAATTTGTGCCGTCTGGGATTGATGCTGGGCGAATCTGCCCATCTGCTTGCGGCCGATCAAGCCGAACAGGTCGGATGGATCAATGATTGTGCTGGACAGCTAAGTGCTAAAATCCAAGGGCTCGTGTTGGTGGCACAAATCAGACTAAGCAGTGTGCTGCCCGCAGAGCAACTCAATCTCCGCGCCGCGGTAGTCGATGCTGTCTCGCGGTTCGAGAAGACGCTGGTTCAGGAAGCGGTCGCTATCAACATCGATCCCAGTATTATAGTCAATTTTGCACGTTTCGAGTTAAACAGTATATTGTCCAGCCTGATTGATAATTCAGTTAAATATGCCGATCCGGACCGACCCCTGCGGGTCACATTTACCGCGGATCAGGTCGATGGGGCTGTTTCGCTGGTGGTGCGCGACAACGGCACCGGACTTGACGCAGATCGGGACAGGGAAAAAGTTTTCGGCCTGTTCCAGCGGGCCCACAAGGTGCCGGCTGGTAGCGGCATTTCGCTATATTGTGCGCGGCGCATGCTGCTCAGGCGCGGTGGCGATATGACTGTTTCTGGACGTCGCGGCCATAGTGCCGCTTTCCACGTTGAGTTTTCAAAATACTATTAA
- the queC gene encoding 7-cyano-7-deazaguanine synthase QueC, with amino-acid sequence MKTIVICSGGLDSVSLAHMVAQEQHLTRLVSFDYGQRHRKELDFAAMCAKRLDVPHDIIDLRGIGAALTGSALTDDIDVPDGHYEEESMRVTVVPNRNAIMLAVAFGVAAANDDQAVATAVHGGDHFIYPDCRPAFTEAFERMQKAALDGYADVSLYTPFVYRTKADIVTEGARHNTPFAETWSCYKGGKTHCGRCGTCVERREAFDLANINDPTIYADPDFWVAAIAKKGLG; translated from the coding sequence ATGAAAACGATTGTCATCTGCTCCGGCGGGCTCGATTCTGTGTCACTTGCGCATATGGTTGCGCAAGAGCAGCATCTCACCCGTCTTGTGTCCTTCGACTATGGCCAGCGTCATCGCAAGGAACTCGACTTTGCCGCGATGTGTGCAAAACGGCTTGATGTCCCCCATGATATTATTGACTTGCGCGGGATCGGCGCCGCGCTGACAGGCTCTGCGCTGACCGACGATATTGATGTCCCTGACGGGCACTACGAAGAAGAAAGCATGCGCGTCACTGTTGTGCCAAACCGTAACGCCATTATGCTGGCGGTGGCGTTTGGTGTCGCCGCTGCCAATGATGACCAAGCTGTCGCAACCGCAGTGCATGGTGGCGATCACTTTATCTATCCTGATTGCAGGCCGGCCTTTACCGAAGCCTTTGAGCGCATGCAAAAGGCCGCACTTGATGGCTACGCCGATGTGTCGCTATACACGCCATTCGTATATCGCACGAAAGCCGATATCGTCACGGAAGGTGCGCGTCACAACACGCCATTTGCAGAAACCTGGTCCTGCTACAAAGGCGGCAAGACACATTGCGGGCGTTGTGGCACTTGCGTAGAGCGGCGCGAGGCATTCGATCTTGCCAATATCAACGACCCCACAATCTACGCAGATCCCGATTTCTGGGTCGCAGCGATTGCAAAAAAGGGTCTTGGCTAA
- a CDS encoding flavin-dependent oxidoreductase, translating into MAKVTVLIAGGGISGLVLALSCHQVGIPFQVFESASQMRPLGVGINLQPSAVRELFDLGLEAKLDDVGIPLRDYGLYTKRGLHVWTEPRGRDAGYDWPAYSVHRGRLHMLLYNEVIRRAGPDVIQTGQRVTAFDTVGGKAHLSLTDRAGAQRKVEGAVAIGADGIHSAIRRQMQPLEDAPHWGGAMLWRGTTQAKPFLSGGSMVLIGHDGLRFVTYPISSPAPRTGLATINWICNLQFDPAQKFRKEDYSRAANLADFLPAFEQIKFDWLDAPALIRGADEIFEYPMVDRDPLERWAVGRVTLMGDAAHAAYPVGSNGAGAGITDARKLVAAFLAHGLTPKALDTYEAEMLPVTSKIILMNRTAGPDKILDIVENRCGGQFERIEDVIPHTEMADHAATYKRIAGYGVEQTNNRPPIIAQGARFDPRIEIGQNK; encoded by the coding sequence ATGGCAAAAGTGACAGTTTTAATTGCAGGTGGCGGGATAAGCGGCCTTGTGCTGGCACTGAGTTGCCATCAGGTCGGGATCCCGTTTCAGGTATTTGAAAGCGCAAGCCAGATGCGCCCGCTGGGGGTTGGCATCAACCTGCAACCAAGTGCCGTGCGTGAGTTGTTCGATCTTGGCCTCGAGGCCAAGCTGGACGACGTCGGAATTCCGCTCCGCGATTATGGATTGTACACAAAAAGGGGATTGCACGTCTGGACCGAGCCACGGGGGCGCGACGCGGGTTATGATTGGCCTGCCTATTCAGTGCATCGCGGGCGACTGCATATGCTGCTCTATAACGAAGTGATCAGACGTGCAGGACCGGACGTCATCCAAACCGGCCAGCGGGTTACAGCGTTTGACACTGTGGGAGGCAAAGCCCACCTGAGCCTGACCGACCGCGCCGGTGCCCAGCGCAAGGTTGAAGGAGCCGTTGCCATCGGCGCAGATGGGATACATTCTGCAATCCGGCGCCAGATGCAGCCGCTGGAGGACGCGCCGCACTGGGGTGGCGCGATGTTGTGGCGCGGTACGACGCAGGCGAAACCGTTTTTATCTGGTGGCTCTATGGTGCTGATCGGCCATGACGGATTGCGCTTTGTCACCTATCCGATTTCCTCACCAGCCCCCCGTACCGGACTGGCCACAATAAACTGGATTTGTAACCTCCAATTCGATCCGGCCCAAAAGTTCCGTAAAGAAGATTATAGCCGCGCTGCAAATCTGGCCGATTTTCTGCCCGCGTTCGAACAGATAAAATTCGACTGGCTTGATGCCCCTGCCCTGATCCGTGGCGCAGATGAGATTTTCGAGTATCCTATGGTTGACCGTGATCCGCTTGAGCGCTGGGCGGTCGGACGCGTGACGCTAATGGGCGATGCGGCACATGCAGCCTATCCGGTAGGCTCGAACGGTGCGGGTGCTGGCATCACCGATGCACGCAAACTGGTCGCGGCATTTCTGGCCCATGGTCTGACACCTAAAGCACTTGATACCTATGAGGCGGAAATGCTTCCCGTGACCAGCAAGATCATTTTGATGAACCGCACTGCTGGCCCCGATAAAATTCTCGACATCGTCGAAAATCGCTGCGGCGGGCAATTCGAGCGGATCGAGGATGTGATCCCCCATACCGAAATGGCCGATCACGCTGCCACTTACAAACGTATTGCAGGTTACGGTGTGGAGCAGACCAACAACCGCCCTCCTATCATCGCACAAGGTGCACGCTTCGATCCCCGAATAGAGATCGGACAAAACAAGTGA
- the queF gene encoding preQ(1) synthase, whose product METIYSDLKQLGAETDLPKSPEDAVLERVSNPQADVAYCVRFTAPEFTSLCPMTGQPDFAHLVLDYVPAEFLVESKSLKLFLGSFRNHGAFHEDCTISIARRLVDFLNPQWLRIGGYWYPRGGIPIDVFWQTGAMPEGVWIPDQGVPPYRGRG is encoded by the coding sequence ATGGAAACAATTTATAGTGACTTGAAGCAACTTGGTGCCGAGACGGACCTGCCGAAATCGCCCGAGGATGCAGTGCTCGAGCGGGTATCGAACCCTCAGGCCGACGTGGCCTATTGCGTGCGCTTCACTGCGCCGGAGTTCACATCATTGTGCCCGATGACCGGCCAGCCCGACTTTGCCCACTTGGTGCTTGATTATGTACCTGCGGAGTTTCTGGTAGAGTCGAAATCACTCAAGCTGTTCCTCGGGTCCTTCCGGAACCACGGCGCCTTCCACGAAGACTGCACGATCTCTATCGCACGCAGACTGGTCGATTTTCTGAACCCGCAATGGCTACGGATTGGCGGCTATTGGTACCCCCGCGGCGGTATTCCGATTGACGTTTTCTGGCAAACAGGTGCCATGCCCGAAGGGGTATGGATACCAGATCAGGGTGTGCCACCCTACCGCGGCAGGGGGTAA
- the queD gene encoding 6-carboxytetrahydropterin synthase QueD, whose translation MYRITKEFHFSASHQLSHLPEGHQCARLHGHNYIVIVELASATLNSDGFVRDYGELKPLKAYIDDTFDHRHLNDVMDVPSTGENMARHFYDWCAAVWPEVTAVKVSETPKTWAEYRP comes from the coding sequence ATGTACCGTATCACCAAAGAATTCCACTTCTCCGCATCACATCAGCTGTCACATCTGCCCGAGGGGCACCAATGTGCGAGACTGCATGGCCACAACTACATCGTTATCGTGGAGCTGGCCTCTGCAACGCTTAACAGCGACGGATTTGTGCGCGATTATGGAGAGCTGAAACCGCTTAAGGCCTACATCGATGACACCTTTGATCACCGCCACCTGAACGATGTGATGGATGTGCCTTCGACCGGTGAAAATATGGCGCGGCATTTCTATGATTGGTGTGCTGCCGTTTGGCCTGAAGTGACCGCTGTTAAGGTCAGTGAAACACCCAAGACGTGGGCGGAGTACCGTCCATGA
- a CDS encoding response regulator, producing MMGNMLKPVNRILLVDDDAVTNMMHRRVIERSGRVKVIDVATDGQEALDLLCGDLAARRPLPELIFLDINMPGMGGFEFLEHYANLAIDPDSQLIIVMLSTSLLAADHARAEADPNVHSFCDKPLRVEKLLELVEEFQNRMKRKTPVS from the coding sequence ATGATGGGCAATATGTTGAAGCCGGTAAACAGGATTTTGCTTGTGGACGATGACGCGGTCACAAACATGATGCACAGGCGCGTAATCGAGCGCTCTGGGCGCGTGAAAGTGATTGATGTAGCGACGGACGGTCAGGAGGCGCTGGATCTTTTGTGCGGTGATCTTGCAGCCAGACGTCCCTTACCGGAGCTGATTTTCCTCGACATCAACATGCCCGGCATGGGCGGTTTTGAATTTCTCGAGCATTATGCGAATTTGGCTATTGATCCCGATTCGCAGTTGATAATCGTAATGCTATCAACATCGTTGCTGGCTGCGGATCATGCCCGTGCAGAGGCTGATCCGAACGTGCACAGTTTTTGCGACAAGCCGCTGCGTGTCGAAAAGCTGCTGGAGCTGGTAGAAGAGTTTCAAAACCGGATGAAGCGGAAAACGCCGGTCTCTTAA
- a CDS encoding response regulator — MTFNSPVILHVDDEHVTLELIRLALEEMGGIQLIQCSSGRQAVELAKRHAPDLFLLDVMMPEIDGLETLQLLREIPEFEHTPVIFLTAKIMQEEQKTLLQSGARAIINKPFDAMTVASNVVSIWSAAFQDRIADLRSG; from the coding sequence ATGACTTTTAATTCTCCTGTTATTCTCCACGTCGATGACGAGCATGTCACGTTGGAATTAATCCGGCTCGCTCTTGAGGAGATGGGTGGAATTCAACTTATCCAGTGTAGTTCTGGTCGGCAGGCCGTGGAGTTGGCCAAGCGGCATGCCCCGGATTTGTTCTTGCTTGATGTAATGATGCCGGAAATTGACGGGCTCGAAACCCTTCAGCTGCTGCGTGAAATTCCGGAATTCGAGCATACGCCCGTCATTTTCCTAACAGCAAAGATTATGCAGGAAGAACAGAAGACGCTTTTACAGTCTGGAGCGAGGGCAATCATAAATAAGCCATTTGATGCGATGACAGTAGCATCCAACGTTGTATCCATCTGGAGCGCTGCATTCCAAGATCGGATTGCTGACCTTCGCTCTGGGTGA
- a CDS encoding autotransporter assembly complex protein TamA, with translation MKPTVLNCVRRRAVGTLLLLTLAASAHAAEVTLSGIADEDLEAKMRGGSLLVEQTLLEENPPSTAEILAAAQADYKRLLAVLYDNGHFAGAITISVDGREAADIPAVQPPASISSVIIRVDAGPTFLFGRASIAPLAPETELPEEFGTGQTASLGVLTETVSAGVNGWRAQGHAKAVLSKQELSADHPARLINAELELTPGPRLRFGPLVLTGQSDVRAQRILDIAGLPEGEVFSPEEIRLSTERLRRTGAFNAVALTEADDIGPGDTLAVNAQITDAPKRRLGFGAELSTIEGLTVSAFWMHRNLLGGAERLRFDAEISGIGGNSGGTDYRLGARFERPATFNEDTDFYALALLEQLDEVSFFSRQLDLEAGIKRIASAERTYTRGLGLRTAQTRDAFGERNYTLLTLPLSAEFDYRDDRLDAKDGYYLKANATPFVSITGSDNGLRSFIDARGYKTFGTARPVTLALRGQFGSVYGPDLSRAPADYLFYSGGGGTVRGQDYQSLGVPVGTETTGGRSFVGVSAEVRATVTDSIGVVLFADAGYIGEEEFFDGSGTWHSGAGLGLRYKTAIGPIRLDVAAPTSGPDAADSVQVYIGIGQSF, from the coding sequence GTGAAACCGACTGTTCTGAATTGTGTGCGGCGTCGTGCCGTTGGTACCTTACTCCTTTTGACGCTAGCCGCGTCTGCTCACGCGGCCGAAGTAACGTTAAGCGGGATCGCAGACGAAGACCTCGAAGCAAAAATGCGCGGTGGCTCGTTACTTGTCGAGCAAACGCTACTGGAAGAGAACCCTCCTTCGACAGCTGAAATATTGGCTGCCGCGCAAGCGGATTATAAGCGTCTTTTAGCAGTTTTATATGATAACGGGCACTTTGCCGGCGCAATCACCATCAGCGTTGACGGACGCGAGGCCGCAGATATTCCTGCGGTTCAACCACCAGCGAGTATTTCCAGCGTTATCATCCGCGTGGACGCGGGCCCCACATTCCTGTTCGGCCGTGCCAGCATCGCGCCTCTCGCGCCCGAAACGGAACTGCCAGAGGAATTTGGCACAGGCCAGACAGCAAGTCTGGGGGTGTTGACCGAAACCGTCTCGGCCGGAGTAAATGGATGGCGCGCACAGGGCCATGCCAAGGCGGTCCTGAGTAAGCAGGAACTGAGCGCGGATCATCCCGCCCGCCTGATCAACGCAGAGCTGGAGTTGACACCAGGACCGCGCCTGCGTTTCGGTCCGCTGGTACTGACCGGACAAAGTGACGTGCGTGCGCAGCGTATCCTCGACATCGCCGGTCTGCCTGAAGGGGAGGTTTTCTCGCCAGAAGAAATTCGCCTATCAACAGAGCGGTTGCGCCGCACGGGTGCATTCAACGCTGTTGCCCTCACCGAGGCTGACGACATCGGACCCGGCGATACGCTGGCTGTAAATGCCCAGATTACCGATGCACCCAAGCGGCGTCTTGGCTTCGGCGCAGAGCTGTCGACCATTGAAGGGCTGACCGTGAGCGCGTTCTGGATGCACCGCAACCTTCTGGGCGGGGCAGAGCGGCTGCGGTTCGACGCGGAGATTTCCGGGATTGGCGGAAACTCTGGTGGAACGGATTACCGTCTGGGTGCCCGCTTTGAGCGGCCGGCAACATTTAACGAAGACACAGACTTTTATGCGCTCGCCTTGCTTGAACAACTTGACGAAGTGTCTTTTTTCTCACGCCAGCTCGACCTTGAGGCGGGGATCAAACGGATTGCTTCGGCAGAGCGGACTTACACCCGTGGCCTTGGTCTGCGCACGGCCCAGACGCGTGACGCGTTCGGGGAGCGGAATTATACCCTGCTTACCCTCCCGCTGAGCGCCGAGTTCGATTACCGCGATGACAGGCTGGATGCAAAAGACGGCTATTACCTGAAAGCAAATGCCACACCCTTCGTATCGATCACAGGTTCGGACAATGGTCTGCGCAGTTTTATTGATGCGCGCGGCTATAAGACATTCGGCACAGCGCGGCCCGTGACCCTTGCGCTGCGCGGACAGTTCGGGTCTGTCTATGGGCCTGATCTGTCGCGTGCTCCTGCCGACTATCTGTTTTATTCGGGCGGCGGTGGTACCGTGCGCGGACAGGACTACCAGTCGCTGGGCGTGCCGGTCGGCACCGAGACAACAGGCGGGCGCAGCTTTGTCGGTGTGTCTGCAGAGGTGCGCGCCACAGTAACTGACAGCATCGGCGTCGTGTTATTTGCCGACGCGGGTTATATCGGCGAGGAAGAGTTTTTCGACGGCAGCGGGACATGGCATTCAGGGGCGGGTCTCGGACTTCGCTATAAAACCGCCATTGGTCCGATCCGCCTTGACGTGGCGGCGCCGACATCAGGGCCGGATGCCGCAGACAGTGTTCAGGTGTATATTGGTATAGGGCAGTCGTTCTGA
- the lipB gene encoding lipoyl(octanoyl) transferase LipB: MIEWIISPGLTGFRDAEAWMEARVAAVIAGQANECIWLVEHPPLYTAGTSAKSADLTDPDRFDVFATKRGGQYTYHGPGQRVAYIILDVGARGRDVRRFVEQLEAWVIATLSQFNVTGEIREGRVGVWVTRPERSGIIPGQPAEDKIAAIGIRLRKWISFHGISINVEPDLDHFKGIVPCGITDHGVTSLVDLGLPITMDDVDIALRSSFADVFGEVPEIA, from the coding sequence ATGATTGAATGGATCATTTCTCCTGGCCTTACCGGCTTTCGTGATGCGGAAGCTTGGATGGAAGCGCGCGTTGCTGCAGTTATTGCAGGACAAGCCAATGAATGTATCTGGCTTGTCGAGCATCCCCCGCTTTATACGGCGGGCACCTCGGCAAAGTCCGCCGATCTCACCGATCCCGACCGCTTTGATGTTTTTGCAACCAAACGTGGTGGGCAGTATACATATCATGGTCCCGGCCAGCGTGTTGCATATATAATACTCGACGTTGGCGCGCGCGGTCGCGATGTCCGCCGGTTCGTTGAACAGCTCGAAGCATGGGTAATCGCCACGCTGTCGCAGTTCAATGTAACCGGTGAAATTCGCGAGGGACGAGTCGGTGTTTGGGTAACGCGGCCCGAGCGTTCCGGCATAATTCCCGGCCAGCCTGCGGAAGATAAAATAGCAGCCATCGGGATCCGTCTGCGCAAATGGATCAGCTTTCACGGCATCTCTATTAATGTCGAGCCCGATCTGGACCATTTCAAGGGCATAGTCCCTTGCGGGATTACGGATCATGGCGTCACCAGCCTTGTTGACCTAGGTCTGCCGATAACGATGGATGATGTCGACATCGCCCTGCGGAGCAGTTTTGCGGATGTTTTCGGAGAGGTGCCCGAAATAGCCTAG
- the queE gene encoding 7-carboxy-7-deazaguanine synthase QueE produces MTQLRIAEIFGPTIQGEGALIGEPTVFVRTGGCDYRCSWCDSMHAVDPVYRHTWAAMDSGAVWAEVLRLSKRNPLTVSLSGGNPAIQDFTQLIALGHAAGYRFACETQGSIAKPWFGDLDTLVLSPKPPSSGELVDWDAFDDCLLKAKGACSTVMKIVIFDETDYAWARMAADKYPELPLFLQPGNVEVDPDVAVDPQVLADKLLWLVDKTMHDRWFAPRVLPQLHVLLWGNKRGV; encoded by the coding sequence ATGACGCAGTTGCGCATTGCAGAAATCTTCGGCCCGACGATCCAAGGCGAAGGCGCATTAATCGGCGAACCCACCGTTTTCGTGCGCACGGGCGGTTGCGATTATCGCTGTTCATGGTGTGATAGCATGCATGCGGTGGATCCGGTCTACCGCCATACTTGGGCCGCGATGGATTCCGGTGCGGTTTGGGCGGAAGTGCTACGCTTGTCCAAACGCAATCCGCTGACCGTATCACTCTCTGGCGGTAATCCTGCTATTCAGGACTTCACCCAACTGATCGCGCTGGGCCATGCCGCAGGCTACCGATTTGCCTGCGAAACCCAAGGGTCGATTGCAAAGCCTTGGTTTGGTGACCTCGACACATTGGTGCTCAGCCCAAAGCCGCCCTCCAGCGGCGAACTCGTAGACTGGGACGCCTTTGATGACTGTCTGCTGAAGGCCAAGGGGGCGTGTAGCACGGTTATGAAGATAGTGATCTTCGACGAGACGGATTACGCTTGGGCTAGGATGGCGGCGGACAAATACCCCGAATTGCCGCTGTTCCTGCAACCCGGCAACGTTGAGGTGGATCCCGATGTCGCCGTCGATCCGCAGGTTCTGGCAGATAAACTGCTGTGGCTCGTCGATAAAACAATGCACGATCGTTGGTTCGCGCCGCGGGTCTTGCCACAATTGCATGTCCTGCTTTGGGGAAACAAGCGCGGGGTCTGA